Proteins encoded together in one Streptomyces umbrinus window:
- a CDS encoding carbohydrate ABC transporter permease, protein MIGKESTAGRATKFTFLGLWLVFTVFPLYWITITSLKAPGDIFAFPIAYWPEHFSLENYSGLFGKADFGVYLTNSLIVAFVAGAVATAISMLSAYVLARFEFRTKSALLMAALVTQMIPTFIALGPLYLLMTDLNLVDNRLGLILVYVAVCIPFCTVMLRGFFENIPDALEEAAMIDGLSRFGALFRVLLPVMRPGIVAAFIFNFVNCWNELFLSVTLMNSDSNKTVPTALNGFISSFNIDWGSMSAAAVLTILPTMLLFAFASRHIVQGLTAGAVKG, encoded by the coding sequence GTGATCGGCAAGGAGTCCACGGCGGGCCGGGCCACCAAGTTCACCTTCCTGGGACTGTGGCTGGTCTTCACGGTCTTCCCGCTCTACTGGATCACCATCACGTCCCTGAAGGCGCCCGGCGACATCTTCGCCTTCCCGATCGCGTACTGGCCCGAGCACTTCTCGCTGGAGAACTACAGCGGGCTCTTCGGCAAGGCCGACTTCGGCGTCTACCTCACCAACAGCCTCATCGTCGCGTTCGTGGCGGGCGCGGTGGCCACCGCGATCTCGATGCTGTCGGCCTACGTGCTGGCCCGCTTCGAGTTCCGCACCAAGTCCGCCCTGCTGATGGCCGCGCTGGTCACCCAGATGATCCCGACCTTCATCGCGCTGGGGCCGCTGTACCTGCTCATGACCGACCTCAACCTGGTCGACAACAGGCTCGGACTCATCCTCGTGTACGTCGCCGTGTGCATCCCCTTCTGCACGGTGATGCTCCGCGGCTTCTTCGAGAACATCCCGGACGCGCTCGAGGAGGCCGCCATGATCGACGGCCTGTCCCGGTTCGGAGCACTGTTCCGGGTGCTGCTGCCGGTGATGCGTCCCGGGATCGTGGCCGCGTTCATCTTCAACTTCGTCAACTGCTGGAACGAGCTGTTCCTGTCGGTGACGCTGATGAACAGCGACAGCAACAAGACCGTCCCCACGGCCCTGAACGGCTTCATCTCCAGCTTCAACATCGACTGGGGATCCATGTCCGCGGCAGCGGTGCTCACCATCCTGCCGACGATGCTGCTGTTCGCCTTCGCCAGCCGCCACATCGTCCAGGGGCTCACCGCCGGAGCGGTGAAGGGATAG
- a CDS encoding carbohydrate ABC transporter permease, translated as MPTASDTTETTKAASAGPSGTGGTPPGRGVQRGRRKPEFTARRGFLIAAFMAPAAVFVAVFTYYPMIAGSQMAFRKWKLTDLTDTSWVGLKNFRDVFADPAWGTVLGNTGIWVFGSIVPQLVIGFALALWLRKKFRFRGLYQALIFFPWAISGFLIGILFRWMFNSEFGVVNDLLQKVGLIDEPVAWLADPKTAMFAVVVANIWYGVTFFTIMILAALQSIPEELYEAAALDGAGKVRTLFQITIPYIRVTLALTVLLRVIWIFNFPDLIFGMTGGGPNNETHIVTTWMIKITQQGDYGRASALGLIVVATLLVFAVFFLLATREKREVKS; from the coding sequence ATGCCCACCGCGTCCGACACGACGGAAACGACGAAAGCGGCGTCGGCGGGGCCCTCCGGAACAGGGGGCACCCCGCCCGGCCGCGGCGTGCAACGAGGCCGCCGCAAGCCGGAGTTCACCGCCCGGCGCGGCTTCCTGATCGCCGCCTTCATGGCCCCGGCCGCGGTCTTCGTGGCGGTCTTCACGTACTACCCGATGATCGCCGGCAGCCAGATGGCCTTCCGCAAGTGGAAGCTGACGGACCTGACCGACACCTCCTGGGTGGGCCTGAAGAACTTTCGCGACGTCTTCGCCGACCCCGCGTGGGGCACCGTGCTGGGCAACACCGGGATCTGGGTGTTCGGTTCGATCGTGCCCCAACTGGTGATCGGGTTCGCCCTGGCGCTGTGGCTGCGCAAGAAGTTCCGCTTCCGGGGCCTCTACCAGGCGCTCATCTTCTTCCCTTGGGCGATCTCCGGCTTCCTCATCGGCATCCTCTTCCGCTGGATGTTCAACAGCGAGTTCGGCGTCGTCAACGACCTGCTGCAGAAGGTTGGCCTGATCGACGAGCCGGTCGCCTGGCTGGCCGACCCGAAGACGGCCATGTTCGCCGTCGTGGTCGCCAACATCTGGTACGGCGTCACCTTCTTCACCATCATGATCCTGGCCGCGCTGCAGTCCATCCCCGAGGAGCTGTACGAGGCGGCGGCGCTCGACGGTGCGGGGAAGGTGCGCACCCTCTTCCAGATCACCATTCCGTACATCCGGGTCACGCTCGCGCTGACTGTCCTGCTGCGCGTCATCTGGATCTTCAACTTCCCCGACCTGATCTTCGGGATGACCGGCGGCGGGCCGAACAACGAGACGCACATCGTGACCACCTGGATGATCAAGATCACTCAGCAGGGCGACTACGGCAGGGCCTCCGCGCTCGGGCTCATCGTCGTCGCCACGCTGCTGGTGTTCGCGGTCTTCTTCCTCCTGGCCACGCGTGAGAAGCGAGAGGTGAAGTCGTGA
- a CDS encoding ABC transporter substrate-binding protein, protein MSRRTAALALGTAATMVLTGCSAMSGGEADGTVTLNMVESLTNPARTDLLKGLIADFEKQNSKIKVNLISPPTEQADQKIQQMLQSGSGVDTLEVRDTTVGPWSNNGWLYDMKKDLKPWKGWEAMTENAVKASETAAGKTYFVPYGFYGLSVFYRTDLIKEAGFDKPPATWDELLEQASAIHDPAKRRYGYAFRGGANANGNATAVIEAYVADKIDPADGFKVKDGSTIFAAPEAVDAMKTYLKLFKEASPKSSVSWGYPEMVEGFSNGSTAFLLQDPEVIATVSESKSIAKNQWDTAPLVAGPSGKTVQPLATAGWGIADGSKHKAEAVKLVEFLSEGKASTAFTKKNSLVPILKSATEDPFYKTGPWSSYVTMTENPDTYLNVSQPRGVAWWAEWQQKADADIQKMVLGKTTPEKLLDGWDAYWTEKRQQEN, encoded by the coding sequence ATGAGTAGAAGGACGGCAGCTCTCGCCCTCGGCACAGCCGCCACCATGGTCCTGACCGGCTGTTCCGCCATGAGTGGCGGAGAAGCCGACGGAACAGTCACTCTCAACATGGTCGAGAGCCTGACGAACCCCGCCCGCACGGACCTGCTGAAGGGCCTGATAGCGGACTTCGAGAAGCAGAACTCCAAGATCAAGGTCAATCTGATCTCGCCGCCCACCGAGCAGGCGGACCAGAAGATCCAGCAGATGCTCCAGTCCGGCAGCGGCGTGGACACCCTCGAAGTACGGGACACCACGGTGGGCCCGTGGTCGAACAACGGCTGGCTCTACGACATGAAGAAGGACCTCAAACCCTGGAAGGGCTGGGAGGCGATGACGGAGAACGCGGTCAAGGCCTCCGAGACCGCCGCAGGCAAGACGTACTTCGTGCCGTACGGCTTCTACGGCCTGAGCGTCTTCTACCGCACCGACCTGATCAAGGAGGCCGGCTTCGACAAGCCCCCGGCCACCTGGGACGAACTGCTCGAACAGGCCTCCGCCATCCACGATCCGGCCAAGCGCCGGTACGGGTACGCCTTCCGCGGCGGGGCCAACGCCAACGGCAACGCCACCGCCGTCATCGAGGCGTACGTCGCCGACAAGATCGACCCCGCCGACGGCTTCAAGGTGAAGGACGGCAGCACGATCTTCGCCGCCCCCGAGGCCGTCGACGCGATGAAGACCTACCTCAAGCTGTTCAAGGAGGCGTCCCCCAAGTCGTCCGTCTCCTGGGGCTATCCGGAGATGGTCGAGGGCTTCTCCAACGGCTCCACGGCCTTCCTGCTGCAGGACCCGGAAGTGATCGCCACCGTCTCGGAGTCCAAGTCGATCGCGAAGAACCAGTGGGACACCGCTCCGCTGGTGGCGGGGCCCAGCGGCAAGACCGTACAGCCACTCGCCACCGCCGGCTGGGGCATCGCGGACGGCAGCAAGCACAAGGCAGAGGCCGTCAAGCTGGTCGAGTTCCTCTCCGAGGGCAAGGCGTCGACGGCCTTCACCAAGAAGAACAGCCTGGTGCCGATCCTCAAGTCGGCGACCGAGGACCCCTTCTACAAGACCGGCCCCTGGTCCAGCTACGTGACCATGACGGAGAACCCGGACACCTACCTCAACGTCAGCCAGCCGCGTGGCGTCGCCTGGTGGGCGGAGTGGCAGCAGAAGGCCGACGCGGACATCCAGAAGATGGTGCTGGGCAAGACGACTCCCGAGAAGCTGCTGGACGGCTGGGACGCGTACTGGACCGAGAAGCGGCAGCAGGAGAACTAG
- a CDS encoding aminotransferase class V-fold PLP-dependent enzyme produces the protein MSETEVTTAPRPLLLADGRPAARAWSLDPVMKHLNHGSFGAVPLVAQERQNELRAEMDSSPVVWFPALPQKIADARVDLAAFLRATPDDLALVPNASAGISVVLNALPRRRGGAIVVTDHGYGAVTMGAERLARRWGGEVRTARVPLDADEEQAYEAVMAGTDDATDLIVVDQITSATARRMPVERIGAGAARLGVPLLVDGAHAPGLIEAPLDGLTCDFWVGNLHKWGCAPRGTAALVARGAQREDLYPLIDSWGAPDPYPDRFDQQGTVDVTGYLAASTALDFVDRTWGWDTARRYMDDLAGYAERLVGAAFAELGAVPGIVDVGMPVPGMRLVRLPEGLAGSRIEADALRDRAARELGVEAAFTSFDGIGYMRLSAHVYNTAVDYEYFAEDCVPVIGEWAHAAH, from the coding sequence GTGAGCGAGACCGAGGTCACCACCGCCCCGCGTCCCCTGCTGCTGGCGGACGGCCGGCCCGCCGCCCGGGCGTGGTCGCTGGACCCCGTCATGAAGCACCTGAACCACGGCTCGTTCGGGGCGGTCCCGCTGGTGGCGCAGGAGCGGCAGAACGAACTGAGGGCCGAGATGGACAGTTCCCCGGTGGTGTGGTTCCCCGCGCTGCCGCAGAAGATCGCCGACGCCCGGGTCGATCTCGCGGCCTTCCTGCGGGCCACCCCCGACGACCTCGCCCTGGTGCCCAACGCGAGCGCCGGAATCAGCGTCGTACTCAACGCTCTGCCGCGTCGCCGCGGCGGCGCGATCGTCGTCACCGACCACGGCTACGGAGCCGTGACCATGGGCGCCGAACGGCTGGCCCGGCGCTGGGGCGGCGAGGTCCGCACCGCCCGCGTGCCGCTGGACGCGGACGAGGAGCAGGCGTACGAGGCCGTGATGGCGGGGACCGACGACGCCACGGACCTGATCGTCGTCGACCAGATCACCTCGGCGACCGCCCGCCGGATGCCGGTCGAGCGGATCGGCGCCGGGGCCGCGCGGCTCGGGGTCCCCCTGCTCGTGGACGGCGCGCACGCTCCCGGCCTGATCGAGGCTCCGCTCGACGGCCTGACGTGCGACTTCTGGGTCGGCAACCTGCACAAGTGGGGCTGCGCGCCGCGCGGCACCGCAGCGCTGGTCGCACGCGGCGCGCAGCGCGAGGACCTCTATCCGCTGATCGACTCGTGGGGCGCCCCCGACCCCTATCCCGACCGCTTCGACCAGCAGGGCACGGTGGACGTCACCGGCTACCTCGCCGCGTCGACGGCACTGGACTTCGTCGACCGCACCTGGGGCTGGGACACCGCCCGCCGGTACATGGACGACCTGGCCGGCTACGCCGAGCGCCTCGTCGGAGCCGCCTTCGCCGAACTGGGCGCCGTCCCCGGCATCGTCGACGTGGGCATGCCCGTTCCCGGGATGCGGCTCGTCCGGCTGCCCGAGGGGCTGGCCGGCAGCCGGATCGAGGCGGACGCACTGCGCGACCGGGCCGCCCGGGAACTGGGCGTGGAGGCGGCCTTCACCAGCTTCGACGGCATCGGCTACATGCGGCTGTCCGCACACGTCTACAACACCGCCGTCGACTACGAGTACTTCGCCGAGGACTGCGTCCCCGTCATCGGCGAATGGGCCCACGCGGCCCACTGA
- a CDS encoding FadR/GntR family transcriptional regulator: MSAVDKAFHGLRHMIATGRLGPGDRIPPEAELGEELGVSRGPLREAVRMLAALGVVEPRHGSGTYVSQLRPEDVIGSLSLTLELLPLSGLLEVYEIRRVLEAHVAAKAAARRTPETVKTLYSLIESMEATEDPTEASELDHRFHAEVARAAENPTLASLLAVFRARSRKYQVFTLPEGPEMRRKSDADHRVLATAIADRDPGAAAGAAEAHVAQTERWLRAFMPPVEETDGGPEDSPS; the protein is encoded by the coding sequence ATGTCCGCAGTCGACAAGGCGTTCCACGGTCTGCGTCACATGATCGCGACGGGGCGCCTGGGCCCGGGAGACCGCATCCCGCCCGAGGCCGAGCTCGGCGAGGAACTGGGCGTCTCGCGGGGTCCGTTGCGCGAGGCCGTACGGATGCTGGCGGCGCTCGGTGTGGTGGAGCCGCGGCACGGGTCGGGCACCTACGTCTCCCAGCTCCGGCCCGAGGACGTCATCGGAAGTCTGTCGCTGACCCTCGAACTCCTGCCGCTGTCGGGCCTGTTGGAGGTCTACGAGATCCGTCGGGTGCTGGAGGCGCACGTGGCCGCCAAGGCCGCCGCGCGCCGGACCCCCGAGACGGTGAAGACGCTCTACTCGCTCATCGAGTCCATGGAGGCCACGGAAGACCCCACCGAGGCCTCGGAGCTCGACCACCGTTTCCACGCCGAAGTGGCACGGGCCGCCGAGAACCCCACGCTCGCCTCCCTGCTCGCGGTCTTCCGCGCCCGCTCCCGCAAGTACCAGGTCTTCACCCTCCCCGAGGGCCCGGAGATGCGGCGCAAGAGCGACGCGGACCACCGGGTCCTGGCCACTGCCATCGCCGACCGCGACCCGGGCGCCGCCGCCGGCGCGGCCGAGGCGCACGTCGCCCAGACGGAGCGGTGGCTGCGGGCCTTCATGCCACCGGTGGAGGAGACCGACGGCGGACCGGAGGACTCCCCGAGCTGA